One Lactobacillus crispatus DNA segment encodes these proteins:
- a CDS encoding bacteriocin — protein sequence MMKEMNYKELEKVSGGTNWLGVGGSCLSGFIDALPSGSGMIKGCVEGAVKDFAKQNRHKKHKHR from the coding sequence ATGATGAAAGAAATGAATTATAAAGAATTAGAAAAAGTAAGTGGTGGCACTAACTGGCTTGGTGTAGGTGGATCATGTTTATCGGGTTTCATTGACGCGCTCCCTAGCGGAAGTGGTATGATAAAAGGATGTGTAGAAGGCGCTGTTAAAGATTTCGCCAAACAAAATAGACATAAAAAACATAAACATAGATAA
- a CDS encoding DUF2975 domain-containing protein, which yields MKKFILNLLTVFAWIYQIICVIGIIMWIVMGGVILFGIKNPDFRAGFESSMYVKGVSVDSYVGVLIVMLLLMILMSIAAFLICRYARLIVKNIKQEVYFADSNLNLLKKLLISVAGYTIISIIDFIMLMTHRAWFIKYANNVLYPSGVRTGLLFLAVLYVVYLVFKYGTKVQEDADSII from the coding sequence ATGAAAAAGTTTATTTTGAATTTATTGACAGTTTTTGCTTGGATCTACCAGATAATCTGTGTAATAGGAATAATTATGTGGATCGTTATGGGCGGTGTTATATTATTTGGCATAAAAAATCCAGATTTTCGTGCTGGATTTGAAAGTAGTATGTATGTAAAAGGCGTATCAGTTGATAGCTATGTTGGAGTATTAATAGTTATGTTGCTGTTAATGATCCTTATGAGCATTGCGGCCTTTTTAATCTGTCGATATGCCAGATTAATTGTTAAGAATATCAAGCAAGAAGTTTACTTTGCTGATAGTAATTTGAATTTACTCAAGAAGTTACTAATTTCAGTTGCTGGATATACCATCATTTCAATAATAGATTTCATTATGCTCATGACTCACCGCGCTTGGTTCATTAAATATGCGAATAATGTACTTTATCCAAGTGGTGTGAGAACCGGCTTGCTTTTCCTAGCAGTATTGTACGTAGTTTACTTGGTATTCAAGTACGGAACGAAGGTTCAGGAGGATGCAGACTCGATTATTTAG
- a CDS encoding peptide cleavage/export ABC transporter — protein MLIQYKSIYVPQVDESDCGVACLAMILKKYHSRVSLAHLRHSARTNLEGTTALGLVKTAQAFNLNTQAVKADMSLFDSDTDVQYPFIVHVLKQGELLHYYVVLKATQKYLIIADPDPSVGLTKMTKDKFAQEWTGIALLMAPNDKFEPIKEKKRNLWSLFPYMFKQKSLLTNIILASLLMTIISICSSYFLQGVIDTYIPNGTYQTLSILAIGLLVAYVFNSIFSYGQSLLLNVLGQRLSIDLNLQYIRHLFELPMEFFVTRRTGEITSRFSDASRIIDALASTVISLFLDLSIVIVMGIVLAIQNSTLFVVTLLALPFYAIVILGFTKKFDKMNNDQMESNAVLSSSVIEDIQGIETIKALNSEQTRYRKIDSQFVDYLKKSFRYSKTESLQSALKTFIQLSLNVIILWVGAKVVMNGQMSIGQLMSFNALLSYFVDPLQSIINLQPTLQSANVAQNRLNEVYMVKSEFQKDAQIRDAKQLAGEIEYHHVDYHYGYGVDVLKDINLKIEPNDKLAIVGMSGSGKSTMVKLLVDFFSPSKGKLTFNGFDSTKVDKHVLRSYVNYVPQTPYIFSGTIKENLLLGSRPDITEKDILKACQIAEIESEIEQLPLQFETKMDENAKILSGGQKQRLTIARALLSPAKILIFDEATSGLDTITEKKVVDNLMKLKDKTIIFIAHRLAIAQRTNNIVVVDHGQIVEQGSHEELMQKHGFYYNLVEN, from the coding sequence ATGTTAATACAATATAAATCAATCTATGTGCCACAAGTAGATGAATCAGATTGTGGTGTTGCTTGTTTAGCAATGATTTTAAAGAAGTACCATTCTAGAGTATCATTAGCACATTTGCGTCATAGCGCACGAACCAACTTGGAGGGAACTACTGCTTTAGGCTTAGTAAAGACGGCTCAAGCTTTTAATTTAAATACTCAAGCCGTTAAAGCTGATATGTCATTGTTTGATTCAGATACAGATGTTCAATATCCGTTCATTGTTCATGTCCTAAAGCAAGGTGAATTATTACACTATTACGTGGTATTAAAAGCTACTCAAAAATACTTGATTATAGCTGACCCAGATCCTAGTGTCGGCTTAACCAAAATGACAAAGGATAAGTTTGCTCAAGAATGGACAGGAATCGCTTTGCTGATGGCACCTAACGATAAATTTGAGCCAATCAAAGAGAAAAAACGTAATTTATGGTCATTGTTTCCTTATATGTTTAAGCAGAAAAGCTTGCTTACGAATATTATTCTAGCTTCTTTGTTAATGACAATTATTAGTATCTGTAGTTCATATTTTTTACAAGGGGTTATTGATACATATATTCCTAATGGCACATATCAGACTCTTTCTATCCTGGCAATTGGTTTACTGGTAGCCTACGTATTTAATTCCATCTTTTCTTATGGTCAGAGCCTCTTACTTAATGTTCTAGGTCAAAGATTAAGCATTGACCTTAACTTGCAGTATATTCGTCATCTTTTTGAATTACCTATGGAGTTCTTCGTCACTCGCAGAACTGGTGAAATCACCTCGCGTTTTTCAGATGCAAGTCGAATAATTGATGCCTTGGCTAGTACGGTGATTTCATTATTTCTTGATCTTTCGATTGTAATTGTGATGGGAATTGTGCTGGCGATTCAGAACTCCACTTTATTTGTAGTAACATTGCTGGCCTTGCCTTTTTATGCGATTGTGATTCTTGGCTTTACTAAGAAATTCGATAAGATGAACAATGATCAGATGGAGAGTAACGCTGTATTAAGTTCATCAGTAATTGAAGATATTCAGGGAATTGAAACAATCAAAGCTTTAAATAGCGAACAAACACGTTATCGTAAGATTGATAGTCAATTCGTCGATTACCTCAAGAAATCTTTTCGTTACAGTAAAACTGAATCTTTGCAGTCAGCTTTAAAGACCTTCATTCAGTTATCTCTCAATGTAATTATCCTCTGGGTAGGGGCTAAGGTTGTAATGAACGGGCAGATGAGCATTGGTCAATTAATGAGCTTCAACGCATTACTATCGTATTTTGTAGATCCACTTCAGAGCATTATTAATCTTCAACCAACTTTACAATCAGCTAATGTAGCACAAAATCGATTGAATGAAGTATACATGGTTAAGAGTGAGTTCCAGAAAGATGCTCAGATTAGGGATGCCAAGCAATTAGCAGGTGAGATTGAATATCATCATGTTGACTACCATTATGGCTATGGAGTTGATGTATTAAAAGATATTAATTTAAAAATCGAACCCAATGATAAGTTGGCAATCGTAGGGATGAGTGGCTCAGGTAAGTCTACTATGGTCAAACTTTTAGTTGATTTCTTCTCTCCAAGCAAAGGCAAGTTAACTTTTAATGGTTTTGATTCTACTAAAGTAGATAAGCATGTCTTACGGTCATACGTAAACTATGTTCCCCAAACACCATACATCTTCTCAGGAACAATCAAAGAAAATCTGCTTTTAGGTAGTCGACCAGATATTACAGAAAAAGATATATTGAAAGCCTGTCAGATAGCAGAAATTGAGTCTGAAATCGAACAATTACCACTGCAGTTTGAAACCAAGATGGATGAAAATGCCAAGATTTTATCCGGTGGGCAAAAGCAAAGGCTAACTATTGCACGTGCATTATTGTCACCGGCTAAAATTTTAATTTTTGATGAAGCCACTAGCGGGCTTGATACGATTACAGAGAAAAAAGTAGTAGATAATTTAATGAAATTAAAAGATAAAACGATTATTTTTATTGCTCATCGTTTAGCAATTGCACAAAGGACTAACAATATTGTGGTTGTAGATCATGGTCAAATTGTTGAGCAAGGAAGTCATGAGGAATTAATGCAGAAACATGGCTTTTACTATAACTTAGTTGAGAATTAG
- a CDS encoding IS256 family transposase has translation MNDFTKDFAQALFNPDKINDLLRKELQQAVNNLLEAELTAFLGYDPYARNGWNTGNSRNGAYFRKVDTQFGPIEVQVPRDRNGQFHQHTLPDYKQHSDVLESTIIKLYSKGVTTREIADLIEKMYGSHYSPAQVSNISKQMLPKIEAYHKRKLSDKFFCVYLDATYLPLRRETFEREAVYIAIGIKPNGHKEVIDYCIAPSENIEVWTEMLQNMKSRGLKQVELFLSDGVVGMKTALARTYPKAHFQRCLVHVMRNICAKVRVDDREKIMNEFKQIHQQTSKKEAAAVLHKFYAKWNKAYSHVIKGLKEIEPDLLVFYNYPKQIRASIYSTNMIESFNNVIKRKAKPKAEFPTEQSLDAFIGIQAMSYNDRYFNRIHKGFGQVQDTLESYFD, from the coding sequence ATGAATGATTTTACCAAAGATTTTGCTCAAGCTCTATTCAATCCAGACAAAATAAATGATTTATTGCGCAAAGAGCTACAACAGGCTGTTAATAACTTGCTAGAAGCTGAGTTGACTGCCTTTCTAGGCTATGATCCCTATGCCAGAAATGGCTGGAATACTGGCAATTCTAGAAATGGTGCTTATTTCCGCAAGGTTGATACCCAGTTTGGACCAATTGAAGTGCAAGTGCCTCGAGACCGCAACGGTCAGTTTCATCAGCACACGCTGCCTGACTACAAGCAGCACTCTGATGTTTTGGAAAGCACGATTATCAAGCTATACTCCAAAGGCGTAACTACCAGAGAAATCGCTGACTTGATTGAGAAAATGTATGGCAGTCATTATAGTCCAGCTCAAGTATCAAATATTTCCAAGCAGATGCTCCCCAAGATTGAGGCTTATCACAAGCGCAAGCTAAGCGACAAGTTTTTCTGTGTCTATTTGGATGCGACATACCTTCCTTTGCGCCGAGAAACGTTTGAGCGTGAAGCAGTATATATTGCCATTGGCATTAAACCTAATGGACATAAGGAAGTCATTGACTACTGCATTGCTCCTAGTGAGAACATTGAAGTTTGGACAGAGATGCTTCAAAACATGAAGTCCAGAGGCTTGAAGCAAGTTGAGCTTTTTCTTTCTGATGGTGTTGTTGGCATGAAAACAGCCTTGGCCAGGACTTATCCTAAAGCTCATTTTCAACGCTGCCTGGTTCATGTCATGCGCAATATCTGCGCTAAAGTACGCGTCGACGATCGTGAAAAGATCATGAACGAATTCAAGCAGATACATCAACAGACAAGCAAAAAAGAAGCTGCAGCTGTCTTGCACAAATTCTATGCCAAATGGAATAAAGCTTATAGCCATGTCATCAAAGGTTTGAAGGAAATTGAGCCCGATCTGCTAGTCTTCTACAATTATCCCAAACAAATCAGAGCTTCAATTTATTCAACCAATATGATTGAATCCTTTAACAACGTCATCAAGCGTAAAGCTAAGCCTAAGGCAGAATTTCCAACTGAACAGTCGCTTGATGCATTTATTGGCATCCAGGCAATGAGCTACAATGACCGTTATTTCAATCGAATTCATAAAGGCTTTGGTCAGGTTCAGGACACCTTAGAATCCTACTTTGATTAA
- a CDS encoding thioredoxin fold domain-containing protein, which translates to MNKKKILMLMLSPAVLLMMNSTIVHADEGNTSQENKSEVVSKTENDDKNVSESEQKTSSKNEAAQTQNKQEEEPAASEDQNNQSQNTNNQDPNNANEEDSEDDEDEVSVEDYENNVKGFHRVKMQEVKDLLAEKNNQEHLMYIGRPTCYYCRQFSPDLKDFNEIVKGKRLYFNIDAEEGAHEYAFKEIGIPGTPTTMRFINGKIISAWVGGEKTGQELYNFLYSDAANKLVEQAVIKDQPKDDNTTESESNEIPEVTVAEDDQTQSSNDVAITDFVENSVFENAANVASSTADLTKVTTGNQEYAAPRAETKKKTVKKPVKPKIVATKVKKTAKSHKKNIILAAVSEKHGSVKENKQFDSVKVQSKPYSAVKNNQNRITKLKRLENDTIKNGSTQSLPSTGEKDNIWGQLIGMISILISLVLGISLGKKTKEEK; encoded by the coding sequence ATGAATAAGAAAAAAATATTAATGTTAATGTTGAGCCCAGCAGTCTTATTGATGATGAATAGTACTATTGTGCATGCGGATGAAGGTAATACTTCTCAAGAGAATAAAAGTGAAGTAGTATCTAAAACAGAAAATGATGATAAAAATGTTTCCGAATCTGAGCAGAAAACTAGTAGTAAGAACGAAGCAGCTCAAACTCAAAATAAGCAGGAAGAAGAGCCAGCAGCTTCTGAAGATCAAAATAATCAGTCACAGAATACTAATAATCAAGATCCTAATAATGCAAATGAGGAAGATAGTGAAGATGATGAAGATGAGGTATCTGTTGAAGATTATGAGAACAATGTAAAAGGTTTTCATAGAGTAAAAATGCAAGAAGTAAAAGATCTTCTAGCAGAGAAAAATAATCAAGAACATCTTATGTATATCGGTCGTCCAACATGTTACTACTGTCGACAATTTTCACCTGATTTAAAAGATTTCAATGAAATCGTTAAAGGTAAGCGGCTTTATTTCAATATTGATGCTGAAGAAGGAGCACATGAGTATGCCTTCAAAGAAATTGGTATTCCAGGTACTCCAACTACAATGAGATTTATTAATGGAAAAATTATTAGTGCATGGGTCGGTGGAGAAAAGACGGGACAAGAGTTATATAACTTTTTGTATTCTGATGCAGCTAATAAATTAGTGGAACAGGCAGTAATTAAGGATCAACCGAAGGATGATAATACTACTGAATCTGAAAGTAATGAAATACCTGAAGTGACTGTAGCTGAAGATGATCAAACACAGTCTAGCAATGACGTTGCTATTACTGACTTTGTTGAAAATAGCGTATTTGAGAATGCTGCAAATGTTGCTAGCTCTACTGCAGATCTGACTAAAGTTACGACAGGTAATCAAGAGTATGCGGCTCCTAGAGCTGAAACTAAGAAGAAAACTGTGAAGAAGCCAGTAAAACCTAAAATCGTAGCCACTAAGGTCAAGAAAACAGCTAAATCGCATAAAAAGAATATTATTCTAGCAGCAGTTAGTGAAAAACACGGAAGTGTGAAAGAAAATAAACAATTTGATTCAGTAAAAGTGCAAAGCAAGCCTTATAGTGCCGTTAAGAACAATCAAAATAGAATTACTAAGTTAAAGCGATTGGAAAATGACACTATTAAAAATGGTTCTACTCAGTCTTTACCATCTACAGGTGAGAAGGATAATATCTGGGGTCAATTAATTGGAATGATTAGTATCTTAATCAGTTTAGTTTTGGGCATTTCATTAGGAAAGAAAACTAAGGAGGAAAAGTAG
- a CDS encoding helix-turn-helix domain-containing protein, whose amino-acid sequence MIEVTLDFMLLKRKMSSKELAEKVGITPANLSILKTGKAHGVRFDTLSKICEVLDCQPGDLLVYKKDEE is encoded by the coding sequence ATGATTGAAGTGACACTAGATTTTATGCTCTTGAAGCGAAAGATGTCTTCAAAGGAGTTGGCAGAGAAGGTTGGCATCACGCCGGCTAACCTGTCAATCCTAAAGACAGGAAAGGCGCATGGCGTTCGCTTCGACACGTTGAGCAAGATCTGTGAAGTCTTGGATTGTCAACCAGGGGATTTATTAGTTTATAAAAAAGATGAAGAATAA
- a CDS encoding Blp family class II bacteriocin, translated as MSKAEVLNEEELTDVVGGTHGHNGKVAKCGGYILRGAGTGALTGALTGTAAGAAVGAFGGAMFGGSIGIIKGSASCVGYLATHR; from the coding sequence ATGAGTAAAGCTGAAGTTTTAAACGAAGAAGAGTTGACTGATGTAGTTGGTGGAACGCATGGTCATAATGGTAAGGTAGCTAAATGTGGAGGCTATATTTTAAGAGGTGCAGGGACTGGTGCTCTAACTGGTGCTTTAACTGGTACCGCCGCAGGCGCAGCAGTAGGTGCTTTTGGTGGAGCGATGTTTGGTGGAAGTATTGGGATTATTAAAGGCTCAGCTTCTTGTGTAGGTTACTTAGCCACTCATAGATAA
- a CDS encoding Blp family class II bacteriocin: MSRVEVLNEEELSAVVGGTGGKRARQRKISNCVNYIRMGASSVGGAGAVVGGLGGALLGGSLGVIAGSAVCVGYVASHR; this comes from the coding sequence ATGAGTAGAGTTGAAGTGCTAAATGAAGAAGAATTGAGTGCCGTAGTTGGTGGAACAGGTGGTAAAAGGGCACGGCAGAGAAAAATTAGTAATTGTGTTAATTACATTCGTATGGGTGCCAGTTCTGTAGGTGGTGCCGGAGCAGTTGTTGGAGGCTTAGGTGGAGCTTTATTAGGTGGAAGTTTAGGAGTAATTGCTGGCTCAGCGGTATGCGTTGGCTATGTAGCCAGTCATAGATAA